A window from Bosea sp. ANAM02 encodes these proteins:
- a CDS encoding rhodanese-like domain-containing protein translates to MPQTITKGYKALVAEAESLIETLSVEQAQALHGSDGVVFVDLRDPRELEREGRMPGAFHCPRGMLEFWIDPESPYAKPVFSQDKRFVFFCGGGWRSALAAQAAQEMGLKPVAHVAGGFSAWKKAGAPIDTASAEKKG, encoded by the coding sequence ATGCCGCAGACCATAACCAAGGGCTACAAGGCATTGGTCGCGGAGGCCGAGAGCCTGATCGAGACCCTGTCGGTCGAGCAGGCGCAGGCGCTGCACGGCAGCGACGGCGTGGTCTTCGTCGACCTGCGCGACCCGCGCGAGCTGGAGCGGGAAGGGCGGATGCCCGGCGCCTTCCACTGTCCGCGCGGCATGCTGGAGTTCTGGATCGACCCGGAAAGCCCCTATGCCAAGCCGGTCTTCAGCCAGGACAAGCGTTTCGTGTTCTTCTGCGGCGGTGGCTGGCGCTCGGCCCTGGCCGCGCAGGCCGCGCAGGAGATGGGGCTGAAGCCGGTTGCGCATGTGGCGGGCGGGTTCAGCGCGTGGAAGAAGGCCGGCGCGCCGATCGATACGGCCTCGGCTGAGAAGAAGGGCTGA
- a CDS encoding FliM/FliN family flagellar motor switch protein → MKADLDLVPVELTVVLGQTEMPIYKLLRLGRGAIIELNTSETDEVQILANNHPFAKGIVVVSGARISVEITQMLKRPTIYTLQTVAEAA, encoded by the coding sequence TTGAAGGCCGATCTCGATCTCGTCCCGGTGGAACTCACGGTGGTGCTCGGCCAGACCGAGATGCCGATCTACAAGCTGCTGCGCCTGGGCCGCGGCGCGATCATCGAACTCAACACCAGCGAGACCGACGAGGTCCAGATTCTCGCCAACAACCACCCCTTCGCCAAGGGAATCGTCGTGGTCAGCGGCGCACGCATCTCGGTCGAGATCACCCAGATGCTGAAGCGCCCGACGATCTACACCCTGCAGACCGTCGCCGAAGCCGCCTGA
- a CDS encoding gamma-glutamylcyclotransferase family protein, translating to MPLYFAYGLNMDPAGMAERCPKAQPLGPARLPRHRFIVTRDGYASVIRDPREEVHGVLWDCSLSDMRVLDKFEELASGLYVKISQPVIVPGGAKRALIYIGRSGDPGRPKPGYMETVIAGAKHFGLPETYVAGLNRFLTKPTLDLKALNQDENAPLPPGPVRGVRPRALAPK from the coding sequence ATGCCCCTTTACTTCGCCTACGGCCTCAACATGGACCCGGCCGGGATGGCCGAGCGCTGCCCGAAGGCGCAGCCGCTCGGCCCGGCCCGCCTGCCGCGCCACCGCTTCATCGTCACGCGCGACGGCTATGCCTCGGTGATCCGCGATCCCCGCGAGGAGGTCCATGGCGTGCTCTGGGACTGCTCGCTCAGCGACATGCGCGTCCTCGACAAGTTCGAGGAACTGGCCAGCGGACTCTATGTGAAGATCAGCCAGCCGGTGATCGTGCCGGGCGGCGCCAAGCGTGCGCTGATCTATATCGGCCGCTCCGGCGATCCCGGGCGGCCGAAGCCAGGCTACATGGAAACAGTCATCGCCGGCGCAAAACATTTCGGCCTGCCAGAGACTTACGTTGCCGGCTTGAATCGATTTCTGACCAAGCCGACTCTCGATCTGAAGGCCTTGAATCAGGACGAGAACGCGCCGCTGCCGCCCGGCCCGGTGAGGGGCGTGCGGCCGAGAGCGCTGGCGCCGAAATAG
- a CDS encoding YdcF family protein, protein MFFVLSKVVWFVLSPVNFAILLAGLSALLAFTRFARPARWIGLMALIALGLMAFSPLPRIVLRPLEDRFPQQDARKGPVTGIVVLGGAVGMARGDVAMNSSAARMTKAVELARLHPQAKIVFTGGAANLISEATVTEADGAKLLFEGLGLDPARLILEDKSRNTRENAAFTRRLVDPKPGERWLLVTSAWHMPRSIGVFRKAGFAVEAFPVDFWSSGEPGDFIRPYSRAPRALEIADNGFKEWVGLVAYRLAGYTDELFPAP, encoded by the coding sequence ATGTTCTTCGTTCTCTCAAAGGTCGTCTGGTTCGTCCTGTCGCCGGTCAATTTCGCGATCCTGCTCGCGGGGCTTTCGGCCTTGCTCGCCTTCACGCGCTTCGCCCGGCCGGCGCGCTGGATCGGGCTGATGGCGCTGATCGCTCTCGGCCTGATGGCCTTCAGCCCGCTGCCGCGCATCGTGCTCAGGCCGCTGGAGGATCGTTTTCCGCAGCAGGATGCCCGCAAGGGACCGGTGACCGGGATCGTCGTGCTGGGTGGCGCCGTCGGCATGGCGCGCGGCGATGTCGCGATGAATTCCTCGGCGGCGCGCATGACCAAGGCGGTGGAACTGGCACGCCTGCATCCGCAGGCGAAAATCGTCTTCACCGGCGGCGCCGCCAATTTGATCTCGGAAGCGACCGTCACCGAGGCGGACGGCGCGAAGCTGCTGTTCGAAGGGCTCGGGCTCGACCCCGCCCGGCTCATCCTGGAGGACAAGTCGCGCAACACGCGCGAGAACGCTGCCTTTACCCGCAGGCTCGTCGATCCCAAGCCCGGCGAGCGCTGGCTGCTGGTGACCTCGGCCTGGCACATGCCGCGCTCGATCGGCGTCTTCCGCAAGGCCGGCTTCGCAGTGGAGGCCTTCCCGGTCGATTTCTGGTCGAGCGGCGAGCCCGGCGATTTCATCCGGCCCTATAGCCGTGCCCCGCGCGCGCTCGAAATCGCCGATAACGGCTTCAAGGAATGGGTCGGCCTCGTTGCCTACCGGCTCGCGGGCTATACGGACGAGCTCTTCCCGGCGCCGTAG
- a CDS encoding DUF3253 domain-containing protein has product MTTEHEAIESMILDLLAKREAGLTISPMDVARRLGGDHPDGWGPLMQPVRRAAVKLMKEGRLVITRKGRPVDPDDFRGVYRLVLPAAS; this is encoded by the coding sequence ATGACCACCGAACACGAGGCGATCGAGAGCATGATCCTCGATCTGCTCGCGAAGCGCGAGGCGGGCCTGACGATCTCACCGATGGATGTCGCCCGCCGCCTCGGCGGCGACCATCCGGACGGCTGGGGGCCCTTGATGCAGCCGGTGCGGCGCGCCGCCGTGAAGCTGATGAAGGAGGGCCGGCTCGTCATCACCCGCAAGGGCCGGCCGGTCGATCCCGACGATTTCCGCGGCGTCTATCGGCTGGTGTTGCCGGCAGCGTCTTGA
- a CDS encoding DUF599 family protein, whose protein sequence is MLGFSNLDLIALAFFATSWVGYHYAVELGPHAARTLNMRMNLRRARWIREAAGREVRIVDTQVMGGLQNGTAFFASTSLIAIGGTLTLLNSTERVVAIFSDLPFVPVTLRSVWEMKVIGLTGVFGYAFFKFAWAYRLFNYCVILLGALPPFDSKDEKAMAHAVHETVEMNIAAGRHFNRGQRAFFFALAYLGWFLGPITFIGFTGAVLIAMYRRQYASDAARVFTYPSGP, encoded by the coding sequence ATGCTCGGCTTCAGCAATCTGGACCTCATCGCGCTCGCGTTCTTCGCGACCTCCTGGGTCGGCTATCACTATGCCGTCGAACTCGGCCCGCATGCCGCCAGGACGCTGAACATGCGGATGAACCTGCGCCGCGCCCGCTGGATCCGCGAGGCAGCGGGGCGCGAGGTCCGGATCGTCGACACGCAGGTCATGGGCGGATTGCAGAACGGCACCGCCTTCTTCGCCTCGACCTCGCTGATCGCGATCGGCGGCACGCTCACCCTGCTGAACTCGACCGAGCGCGTGGTCGCGATCTTCAGCGACCTGCCCTTCGTGCCGGTGACGCTGCGCTCGGTCTGGGAGATGAAGGTGATCGGCCTCACCGGCGTCTTCGGCTATGCCTTCTTCAAGTTCGCCTGGGCCTACCGGCTGTTCAACTACTGCGTCATCCTCCTCGGCGCCTTGCCGCCCTTCGACAGCAAGGACGAGAAGGCGATGGCGCACGCCGTGCACGAAACCGTCGAGATGAATATCGCCGCCGGCCGGCATTTCAACCGCGGCCAGCGCGCCTTCTTCTTCGCGCTCGCCTATCTCGGCTGGTTCCTCGGCCCGATCACCTTCATCGGCTTCACCGGCGCGGTCCTAATCGCGATGTATCGCCGCCAATATGCCTCCGACGCCGCCCGCGTCTTCACCTATCCGAGTGGACCATGA
- a CDS encoding CorA family divalent cation transporter produces the protein MLSDLQSQSGIIWAYRFDADGKPTRIPRDEMPDLAPAEGFIWLHLDLVHTRAQSWIAGQDLPDATQEAFLSHEPHQRLDHSANLAWGVSHDLIRDIADKSEDVGALRWIIGEQFLLTGRREALHSIRMTAEALDRGEPAASPAGLFEQIIEYIIDDVTDAVVRLVDETDSVEDHILLDRLHDGPQRVGSVRRTAVRLHRQLSGLHVLFRRFAETQSGRSAPDAVKAAATRLLQRVDGLHHDVQSVQDRARLLQDEIAARSASRTNRQLYVLSLLTALFLPATFITGLFGINVKGLPWVESDAGAVFVALTCLVAALLTLVLLRRRGVIGN, from the coding sequence ATGCTCAGCGATCTCCAGTCCCAATCCGGCATCATCTGGGCCTATCGCTTCGACGCGGACGGAAAGCCCACCCGTATCCCGCGCGACGAGATGCCGGACCTCGCGCCGGCCGAGGGTTTCATCTGGCTTCATCTCGACCTCGTCCACACGCGGGCCCAGAGCTGGATCGCCGGGCAGGACCTGCCGGACGCGACGCAGGAAGCCTTCCTCTCGCATGAGCCGCATCAGCGGCTCGACCATTCCGCCAATCTTGCCTGGGGCGTCTCGCACGACCTGATCCGCGACATCGCGGACAAGTCCGAGGATGTCGGCGCGCTGCGCTGGATCATCGGCGAGCAGTTCCTGCTGACCGGGCGACGCGAGGCGCTGCATTCGATCCGCATGACCGCGGAAGCGCTCGACCGCGGCGAGCCGGCCGCCAGCCCGGCCGGGCTCTTCGAGCAGATCATCGAATACATCATCGACGACGTCACCGATGCGGTGGTGCGTCTGGTCGACGAGACCGACAGTGTCGAGGACCATATCCTGCTCGACCGCCTGCATGACGGCCCGCAGCGCGTCGGATCGGTCCGGCGCACGGCGGTGCGGCTGCATCGCCAGCTCAGCGGCCTGCATGTCCTGTTCCGGCGCTTCGCGGAGACGCAATCGGGCCGCAGCGCGCCCGATGCCGTGAAGGCAGCGGCGACACGGCTGCTCCAGCGCGTCGACGGCCTGCATCACGATGTCCAGTCGGTGCAGGATCGGGCCAGATTGCTGCAGGACGAGATCGCCGCCCGTTCCGCCAGCCGCACCAATCGGCAGCTTTACGTGCTCTCGCTGCTGACGGCGCTCTTCCTACCCGCGACCTTCATCACCGGCCTGTTCGGCATCAATGTGAAGGGCCTGCCCTGGGTCGAATCGGATGCCGGCGCGGTCTTCGTGGCGCTGACCTGCCTCGTCGCCGCGCTGCTGACCCTCGTCCTGCTCCGGCGCCGGGGCGTGATCGGAAACTGA
- a CDS encoding GH25 family lysozyme, whose amino-acid sequence MPARKLTSGRIGLNALAFATLMIGLVEPAQALYPKKGDSAPHHGVRDARRKAIQGIDVSRWQGEIDWARVKDAGTRFAFIKATEGGDHLDPNFRRNWAEAKKHGVARGAYHFVWWCRSAKEQVRWFKKHIPRDPDALPPVLDVEWQNGSQCTRRISKELALAKINEMLKGLREHTGKKPIIYTDINFHEDVLEGELNDHPFWLRSTAAPLAKRYERDRWEFWQFTTTGRVPGITGDVDRNAFFGSEREFDAWRHGRFDIGSRKWHGGEPKVAMRTPPATPAGLRAPRAAGGARLKFAPPGRIPNARTADNRRADVTGSIGRD is encoded by the coding sequence ATGCCGGCGCGCAAGCTGACCAGCGGACGGATCGGGCTGAACGCCCTCGCCTTCGCGACCCTGATGATAGGTCTCGTCGAGCCGGCGCAGGCGCTTTATCCGAAGAAGGGCGACAGCGCCCCCCATCACGGCGTCCGCGATGCGCGGCGCAAGGCGATCCAGGGCATCGACGTCTCCCGCTGGCAGGGCGAGATCGACTGGGCTCGCGTCAAGGATGCCGGCACGCGCTTCGCCTTCATCAAGGCGACCGAGGGCGGCGACCATCTCGATCCGAATTTCAGGCGCAACTGGGCCGAGGCGAAGAAGCATGGCGTCGCCCGCGGCGCCTATCACTTCGTCTGGTGGTGCCGTTCGGCCAAGGAGCAGGTCCGCTGGTTCAAGAAGCATATCCCGCGCGATCCCGACGCCTTGCCGCCGGTGCTCGATGTCGAATGGCAGAACGGCTCGCAATGCACCCGCAGGATCTCGAAGGAGCTGGCGCTCGCCAAGATCAACGAGATGCTGAAGGGCCTGCGCGAACATACCGGCAAGAAGCCGATCATCTATACCGACATCAATTTCCACGAGGATGTGCTGGAGGGCGAGCTCAACGACCATCCCTTCTGGCTGCGCTCGACGGCGGCTCCGCTGGCGAAGCGCTACGAGCGCGACCGCTGGGAGTTCTGGCAGTTCACCACGACCGGCCGCGTGCCGGGCATCACCGGGGATGTCGACCGCAACGCCTTCTTCGGCAGCGAGCGCGAGTTCGACGCCTGGCGCCACGGACGCTTCGACATCGGCTCGCGCAAATGGCATGGCGGAGAGCCGAAGGTGGCGATGCGCACGCCGCCGGCCACGCCTGCCGGCCTGCGCGCCCCCAGGGCGGCCGGCGGCGCCAGGCTCAAATTCGCGCCTCCGGGTCGCATCCCGAACGCACGCACGGCCGATAACCGTCGCGCCGACGTGACCGGCTCGATCGGGCGGGACTGA
- a CDS encoding isovaleryl-CoA dehydrogenase produces the protein MLANAPRPFNFDLGETADAIRDTVHAFAQEKIAPRAEEIDRTNQFPRDLWPEMGALGLHGMTVEEEYGGTGLGYLEHCIAVEEVSRASASVGLSYGAHSNLCVNQIRRNGNEAQKRKYLPGLISGEHVGALAMSEPGSGSDVVSMRTRADRKGDRYVLNGNKMWITNGPIAETLVVYAKTDPEAGPRGITAFLIEKGMKGFSTHQKLDKLGMRGSDTCELVFQDCEVPEENVLGQVGRGVNVLMSGLDYERVVLAAGPLGIMQAALDVVMPYVHERKQFGQSIGEFQLVQGKVADMYVAMNSCRAYVYAVAKACDRGETTREDAAGAILIAAEKATQVALDAIQLLGGNGYINDYPTGRLLRDAKLYEIGAGTSEIRRMLIGRELFNKTK, from the coding sequence ATGCTCGCCAACGCGCCGCGCCCGTTCAATTTCGACCTCGGCGAGACCGCCGACGCGATCCGCGACACCGTCCACGCCTTCGCGCAGGAGAAGATCGCCCCACGCGCCGAGGAGATCGACAGGACCAACCAGTTCCCGCGCGATCTCTGGCCGGAGATGGGTGCGCTCGGCCTGCACGGCATGACGGTCGAGGAGGAATATGGCGGCACCGGCCTCGGCTATCTCGAGCATTGCATCGCGGTCGAGGAGGTCTCGCGCGCGTCGGCCTCGGTCGGCCTGTCCTACGGCGCCCACTCGAATCTCTGCGTCAACCAGATCCGCCGCAACGGCAACGAGGCGCAGAAGCGCAAATACCTGCCGGGCCTGATCTCCGGCGAGCATGTCGGCGCGCTGGCCATGTCGGAACCGGGCTCGGGCTCCGACGTCGTCTCGATGCGCACCCGCGCCGACAGGAAGGGCGACCGCTACGTCCTCAACGGCAACAAGATGTGGATCACCAACGGCCCGATCGCCGAGACGCTGGTGGTCTACGCCAAGACCGACCCGGAGGCCGGCCCGCGCGGCATCACAGCCTTCCTGATCGAGAAGGGCATGAAGGGTTTCTCGACCCATCAGAAGCTCGACAAGCTCGGCATGCGCGGTTCCGACACCTGCGAACTCGTCTTCCAGGATTGCGAGGTCCCGGAGGAGAACGTGCTGGGCCAGGTCGGGCGCGGCGTCAACGTGCTGATGTCCGGCCTCGACTACGAGCGCGTCGTGCTGGCGGCCGGCCCCCTCGGCATCATGCAGGCGGCGCTCGACGTGGTCATGCCCTATGTCCACGAGCGCAAGCAGTTCGGCCAGTCGATCGGCGAGTTCCAGCTCGTCCAGGGCAAGGTCGCCGACATGTATGTCGCGATGAATTCCTGCCGGGCCTATGTCTATGCCGTCGCCAAGGCCTGCGACCGCGGCGAGACCACCCGCGAGGACGCGGCCGGCGCGATCCTGATCGCGGCCGAGAAGGCGACGCAGGTCGCGCTCGACGCGATCCAGCTCCTCGGTGGCAACGGCTATATCAATGATTACCCGACAGGCCGCCTGCTGCGCGACGCCAAGCTCTACGAGATCGGCGCCGGCACCAGCGAGATCAGGCGCATGCTGATCGGCCGGGAGCTGTTCAACAAGACGAAGTGA
- a CDS encoding ABC transporter ATP-binding protein: MSHDTQTGRREPFRAVLGFTFKHWARQPAQVAWVAGVTIAATLAELFTPVYAGRLVDAVSGGAGAGGTEAALWALGAMMVLAAIMVLGRHFAFVGLTVMTLRTMSDVSQEAFARLQRFSTDWHANNFAGSTVRKITRGMWALDLLTDTVLIALLPSLVILLGMTAVLAWHWPAMGLVVALGALVYIGLTLALSLRFVAPAARLGNAWDTRLGGALADAITCNPVVKAYGGEAREDLRLATVVSKWSLRTRRAWLRGTWSGTGQNVVLLALRAAVIGLVIWLWANGQASPGDVAFVLTAYAVVHGYLRDVGQHVHNLQRSVNDMEELVWMHDLPYGVPDRKGAVDMGVTAGEITFEDVTFHYGGHHDPLYRDFSLAIRGGEKVGLVGRSGSGKTTFVKLVQRLYDVTGGRIAIDGQDIAGVTQASLRQQIAIVQQEPVLFHRSLAENIAYGRPGASLAQVEQAAKLANAHEFIMRLPKGYATLVGERGIKLSGGERQRVALARAFLADAPILILDEATSSLDSESEALIQQAIERLMEGRTTIVIAHRLSTVRAMDRILVFDRGRVIEEGPHEALLTRPDGAYRALFEKQVSELAKGLAA; encoded by the coding sequence ATGTCTCACGATACTCAAACCGGGCGGCGCGAGCCGTTCCGGGCCGTTCTCGGCTTCACGTTCAAGCATTGGGCGCGCCAGCCGGCGCAGGTCGCCTGGGTGGCCGGCGTCACCATCGCCGCCACGCTCGCCGAGCTGTTCACGCCGGTCTATGCCGGTCGCCTCGTCGATGCGGTGTCGGGCGGTGCCGGTGCGGGCGGTACGGAGGCGGCGCTCTGGGCGCTCGGCGCAATGATGGTGCTCGCCGCCATCATGGTGCTCGGGCGGCATTTCGCCTTTGTCGGGTTGACCGTGATGACGCTGCGCACGATGAGCGACGTCTCGCAGGAGGCTTTCGCGCGCCTGCAGCGCTTCTCGACCGACTGGCACGCGAACAACTTCGCGGGCTCGACGGTGCGCAAGATCACGCGCGGCATGTGGGCGCTCGACCTGCTGACCGACACGGTCCTGATCGCACTTCTGCCCTCGCTGGTCATCCTGCTCGGCATGACGGCGGTGCTGGCCTGGCACTGGCCGGCGATGGGCCTCGTCGTCGCGCTGGGCGCGCTCGTCTATATCGGGCTGACGCTGGCGCTCTCGCTGCGCTTCGTCGCGCCGGCGGCACGGCTCGGCAACGCTTGGGATACGCGCCTGGGCGGTGCGCTGGCCGATGCCATCACCTGCAACCCGGTGGTGAAGGCTTATGGCGGCGAGGCCCGCGAGGATCTGCGGCTGGCGACGGTCGTCTCCAAGTGGAGCCTGCGGACGCGGCGCGCCTGGTTGCGCGGCACCTGGTCGGGCACCGGCCAGAACGTCGTGCTGCTGGCGCTGCGCGCGGCGGTGATCGGGCTCGTGATCTGGCTCTGGGCGAACGGGCAGGCTTCTCCCGGCGACGTCGCCTTCGTGCTGACGGCCTATGCGGTGGTGCATGGCTATCTGCGCGATGTCGGCCAGCACGTCCACAATCTGCAGCGCTCGGTCAACGACATGGAGGAGCTCGTCTGGATGCACGACCTTCCCTATGGCGTCCCGGACCGAAAGGGCGCGGTGGATATGGGCGTGACCGCGGGCGAGATCACCTTCGAGGACGTGACCTTCCACTATGGAGGCCATCACGATCCGCTCTACCGCGATTTCTCGCTGGCCATCCGTGGCGGTGAGAAGGTCGGCCTGGTCGGCCGCTCGGGCTCCGGCAAGACGACCTTCGTCAAGCTGGTGCAGCGTCTCTACGACGTCACCGGGGGCCGCATCGCGATCGACGGGCAGGATATCGCCGGCGTCACGCAGGCGTCCCTGCGCCAGCAGATCGCGATCGTGCAGCAGGAGCCGGTGCTGTTCCACCGCTCACTGGCGGAGAACATCGCCTATGGCCGGCCGGGCGCGAGCCTGGCGCAGGTCGAGCAGGCGGCGAAGCTCGCCAATGCGCATGAGTTCATCATGCGCCTGCCCAAGGGCTACGCCACGCTCGTGGGCGAGCGCGGCATCAAGCTCTCGGGCGGCGAGCGCCAGCGTGTCGCGCTGGCCCGCGCCTTCCTGGCCGATGCGCCGATCCTGATCCTGGACGAGGCGACTTCGAGCCTCGATTCGGAATCGGAGGCGCTGATCCAGCAGGCGATCGAGCGCCTGATGGAAGGCCGCACGACGATCGTGATCGCGCATCGTCTCTCGACGGTCAGGGCCATGGACCGAATCCTGGTCTTCGATCGCGGCCGGGTGATCGAGGAGGGCCCGCACGAGGCCCTGCTGACCCGTCCGGACGGCGCCTATCGCGCGCTGTTCGAGAAGCAGGTCAGCGAGCTGGCCAAGGGGCTGGCGGCGTAG